A window of the Pseudoliparis swirei isolate HS2019 ecotype Mariana Trench chromosome 13, NWPU_hadal_v1, whole genome shotgun sequence genome harbors these coding sequences:
- the g6pc3 gene encoding glucose-6-phosphatase 3 yields the protein MEAVHTQGIWIAERLQQTTISHAQMWLTVTHIGDPKAAFLLLFPFTYFISKRTGIAVLWIASVSEWLNLVVKWMLFGERPYWWIGESRLFINKPPHVQQFSSTCETGPGSPSGHAMVTAAVWWVVVSALGSFLYSRSRSVTLAAAPYLFYLVMLLAVGLSRIFILAHFPHQVVAGSITGFILGVALSHRVPDGRSLLFFFSLSTGLLLSTVMLHAGLQRLGIDLSWSIVLAKKWCSHAEWIRLDTAPFSSLTRDCGALLGLGMAQYWKPGGWSLPWAPQALSLAISSMGLYHVNRLPLPIQPPGLFYGLFFIKFVMVPQIVMVLVPGLVHMVTHKKRKD from the exons ATGGAGGCCGTTCACACCCAGGGCATCTGGATTGCTGAACGTCTGCAGCAGACGACGATAAGTCATGCACAAATGTGGCTCACTGTCACTCATATTGGAGATCCTAAAGCAgcctttctgctcctcttccctTTCACATACTTCATCAGCAAACGAACTGGAATCGCGGTGCTCTGGATAGCATCCGTATCGGAGTGGTTAAACTTGGTGGTTAAATG GATGCTCTTTGGAGAAAGGCCATACTGGTGGATCGGTGAATCGCGTCTGTTTATCAACAAGCCCCCCCACGTTCAACAGTTTTCCTCTACCTGTGAAACCGGACCAG gCAGTCCGTCGGGACATGCGATGGTGACGGCAGCAGTCTGGTGGGTCGTGGTGTCCGCACTGGGGTCATTCCTCTACTCACGTAGTCGCAG TGTGACGCTAGCAGCTGCTCCCTACCTCTTCTACCTGGTGATGCTGTTGGCAGTTGGACTCTCCAGGATCTTCATCCTCGCACATTTCCCGCACCAGGTCGTCGCTGGCTCCATCACAG GTTTCATCCTCGGGGTGGCTCTGAGCCACAGAGTACCAGACGGCCGCTCCCTGCTGTTCTTCTTCAGCCTCAGCACCGGCCTGCTGCTCAGCACCGTGATGCTGCATGCCGGGCTGCAGCGGCTCGGGATCGACCTCTCCTG GTCTATTGTTTTGGCTAAGAAATGGTGCAGCCATGCGGAGTGGATTCGTCTGGATACAGCTCCGTTCTCCTCTCTGACTCGAGACTGCGGGGCCCTCCTGGGTTTGGGGATGGCCCAGTACTGGAAGCCTGGCGGATGGTCTCTGCCTTGGGCTCCTCAGGCTTTGTCTCTGGCCATTTCGTCCATGGGGCTGTACCACGTCAATCGTCTGCCGCTCCCGATCCAACCACCGGGACTCTTCTACGGGCTGTTCTTCATCAAGTTTGTCATGGTGCCTCAGATTGTCATGGTGCTGGTGCCTGGACTGGTTCACATGGTCACGCACAAAAAGAGGAAGGACTAG